The Streptomyces tendae genome has a window encoding:
- a CDS encoding DUF349 domain-containing protein, with translation MSSDPWGRVDETGTVYVRTADGEKVVGSWQAGSPDEALAYFQRKYEGLVVEIGLLEKRVRTTDLSSKDAMAAIGHLREQVDAHHAVGDLAALGARLDKLVELVEARREERKAQRARQSDEARQAKEALVTEAEELAQSDQWRAAGERLRALVDTWKGLPRLDRKSDDELWHRFSHARSAFSKRRKQHFAQLDAQREEARRTKERLVGEAEALSNSTDWGPTAARYRELMTEWKAAGRAQREHEEDLWNRFRGAQDVFFAARSSVFAERDAEQAENLKLKEELAGEAEKLLPITDLKAARAAFRALNERWEAIGHVPRDARPRVEGRMHTVERALQEAEEAEWRRTNPEARARAEGLTGQLQAAVDKLKGQIEQARAQGNTAKADKLERELQGRQALLDQALKGLQEFGG, from the coding sequence GTGAGCAGCGACCCGTGGGGCCGCGTCGACGAGACGGGGACCGTGTACGTGCGTACGGCCGACGGCGAGAAGGTCGTCGGTTCCTGGCAGGCCGGCTCCCCCGACGAGGCGCTGGCCTACTTCCAGCGCAAGTACGAGGGCCTGGTTGTCGAGATCGGCCTCCTCGAGAAGCGAGTCAGGACCACCGACCTGTCGTCCAAGGACGCCATGGCAGCGATCGGCCACCTGCGCGAGCAGGTGGACGCCCATCACGCGGTCGGCGACCTTGCGGCCCTCGGGGCCCGGCTGGACAAGCTCGTGGAGCTGGTGGAGGCGCGCCGCGAGGAGCGCAAGGCGCAGCGGGCCCGCCAGTCCGACGAGGCGCGCCAGGCCAAGGAGGCGCTTGTCACCGAGGCCGAGGAGCTCGCGCAGTCCGACCAGTGGCGGGCGGCCGGCGAGCGGCTGCGGGCCCTGGTGGACACCTGGAAGGGCCTGCCGCGGCTGGACCGCAAGTCCGACGACGAGCTGTGGCACCGCTTCTCGCACGCTCGGTCGGCGTTCTCCAAGCGGCGCAAGCAGCACTTCGCGCAGCTGGACGCGCAGCGCGAGGAGGCCCGCCGGACCAAGGAGCGGCTGGTCGGTGAGGCCGAGGCGCTGTCGAACTCGACGGACTGGGGCCCGACGGCGGCCCGGTACCGCGAGCTGATGACGGAGTGGAAGGCCGCGGGCCGCGCCCAGCGCGAGCACGAGGAGGACCTGTGGAACCGCTTCCGCGGCGCCCAGGACGTCTTCTTCGCCGCCCGCAGTTCGGTGTTCGCCGAGCGTGACGCGGAGCAGGCCGAGAACCTCAAGCTCAAGGAGGAGCTGGCCGGCGAGGCGGAGAAGCTGCTGCCGATCACGGACCTGAAGGCCGCCCGTGCCGCGTTCCGCGCGCTCAACGAGCGCTGGGAGGCCATCGGCCATGTGCCGCGGGACGCCCGGCCGCGGGTCGAGGGCCGGATGCACACCGTGGAGCGCGCCCTGCAGGAGGCCGAGGAGGCCGAGTGGCGCCGGACGAACCCGGAGGCCCGTGCGCGGGCCGAGGGTCTGACCGGTCAGCTGCAGGCCGCCGTGGACAAGCTCAAGGGCCAGATCGAGCAGGCCAGGGCGCAGGGCAACACCGCCAAGGCGGACAAGCTGGAGCGGGAGCTGCAGGGCCGCCAGGCCCTGCTGGACCAGGCGCTGAAGGGTTTGCAGGAGTTCGGCG
- a CDS encoding peptidylprolyl isomerase gives MVSQEQRRRQLAREKFLRQQQRRTEARQKARVRNAVIASVLGVVLIGSLALYTTGVLKQDDDKTTTSAEATPSAEAPSKAPDPCEEPAKGEVAKKTWKKEPAMSIDKSAKYTLKLDTTCGAIDVALKASAAPHTVNSFDFLANKGYFDHTKCHRLTTNGIYVLQCGDPTGTGTGGPGYTIPDENLKDASLKDNVYPAGTVAMANTGQKDSGGSQFFLVYQDSQLPPSYTPFGTISDAGLKVLKKIADAGESTGAGDGAPNATVVINKATVAAS, from the coding sequence GTGGTCAGCCAGGAGCAGCGGCGGCGTCAGCTCGCCCGGGAGAAGTTCTTGAGGCAGCAGCAGCGGCGTACCGAGGCGCGTCAGAAGGCGCGGGTCCGCAACGCGGTGATCGCGTCGGTGCTCGGTGTGGTCCTGATCGGCAGCCTCGCGCTGTACACGACCGGGGTGCTGAAGCAGGACGACGACAAGACCACCACGAGCGCGGAGGCCACCCCGAGCGCGGAGGCGCCCAGCAAGGCTCCGGACCCGTGCGAGGAGCCCGCGAAGGGCGAGGTCGCGAAGAAGACCTGGAAGAAGGAGCCGGCGATGTCGATCGACAAGTCGGCGAAGTACACGCTGAAGCTGGACACCACCTGCGGCGCGATAGACGTGGCGCTGAAGGCGTCGGCCGCCCCGCACACGGTCAACTCGTTCGACTTCCTGGCGAACAAGGGCTACTTCGACCACACGAAGTGCCACCGGCTCACCACGAACGGCATCTACGTGCTGCAGTGCGGCGACCCGACGGGCACCGGCACCGGCGGGCCGGGCTACACCATCCCGGACGAGAACCTGAAGGACGCCAGCCTGAAGGACAACGTCTACCCGGCGGGCACGGTCGCCATGGCCAACACCGGCCAGAAGGACAGCGGCGGCAGCCAGTTCTTCCTGGTCTACCAGGACAGCCAGCTCCCGCCGAGCTACACGCCGTTCGGCACCATCTCGGACGCCGGTCTGAAGGTGCTGAAGAAGATCGCCGACGCCGGCGAGAGCACCGGGGCCGGCGACGGGGCGCCCAACGCGACGGTCGTGATCAACAAGGCGACCGTCGCCGCATCGTGA
- a CDS encoding MBL fold metallo-hydrolase: protein MLIAGFPAGAWGTNCYLVAPAAGEECVIIDPGHQAADGVAEAVRKHRLKPVAVVLTHGHIDHVASVVPVCGAHDVPAWIHPQDRYMMSDPEKGIGRAIGMPLMGELTVGEPDDVKELTDGAKLRLAGLEFGVSHAPGHTKGSVTFGLPGSADVPPVMFSGDLLFAGSVGRTDLPGGDMAEMLDSLARVCLPLDDSTVVLSGHGPQTTIGQERATNPYLRQVAAGQGAPQAPRRGM, encoded by the coding sequence GTGCTCATTGCCGGGTTCCCCGCCGGGGCCTGGGGGACGAACTGTTATCTCGTCGCCCCCGCCGCCGGTGAGGAGTGCGTGATCATCGACCCCGGCCACCAGGCCGCCGACGGCGTGGCGGAGGCGGTCCGCAAGCACCGGCTCAAGCCCGTCGCCGTCGTCCTCACCCACGGCCACATCGACCATGTCGCCTCGGTGGTCCCGGTGTGCGGGGCGCACGACGTTCCCGCCTGGATCCACCCCCAGGACCGGTACATGATGAGCGACCCCGAGAAGGGCATAGGCCGGGCCATCGGCATGCCGCTCATGGGAGAGCTGACGGTGGGGGAGCCGGACGACGTCAAGGAGCTCACCGATGGCGCGAAACTGCGGCTGGCGGGCCTGGAGTTCGGCGTCTCGCACGCGCCGGGCCATACCAAGGGGTCGGTGACCTTCGGCCTGCCCGGGTCGGCGGACGTCCCGCCGGTCATGTTCTCGGGCGACCTGTTGTTCGCCGGCTCCGTCGGACGCACCGACCTGCCCGGCGGTGACATGGCCGAGATGCTCGACTCGCTGGCCCGCGTGTGCCTGCCGCTCGACGACTCGACCGTGGTGCTGTCCGGCCACGGCCCCCAGACGACCATCGGCCAGGAGCGCGCCACCAACCCGTATCTGCGGCAGGTGGCGGCCGGCCAGGGAGCGCCCCAGGCTCCCCGACGAGGAATGTGA